A stretch of Methanosphaerula palustris E1-9c DNA encodes these proteins:
- a CDS encoding calcium-translocating P-type ATPase, PMCA-type, with protein MRTPVLAPYEELVSITGDQGLPLSRVEEMRRKYGVNTITPPPREPLWRQYLRKYDDPIIKILLFAVALSALVSIIRGEGLLDTIGIVIAVLLSTLIAFLNEYRSSKEFELLNAHRDDLAIKAVRDGHPVSVPSREIVVGDLVLLEAGDGIPADGWVVSTDDLTSDESAFTGETEPVAKGVQDRLLKGALVTAGKGRMIAGAVGDSAEMGVIAASLGIDHATLTPLEQKLEALARIISSFGYGMAVLIFCTLLVRGIILGEITGLTITTVDVILHDVMLAVVIVVAAVPEGLPMSVALSLSLAMRKMAKANCLVRRLIACETIGSATTICTDKTGTLTMNQMVVIEASINRPVHAGRFPETRAEWITLNAAVNGTAYLEERDDRVIVIGNSTEGALLRWLREHALDYLQIRRETDIIRQHLFDGRRKRMSTVISQDGRSWLLVKGAPEVLASLCTESPDLDEVHALASRAMRTLAFAHREIIDDDEAETGLIWDGYVGIRDHLRDKIAESVATCQRAGIRVRMVTGDNAETARAIAAEAGILQGGTVMTGEAFRSLPPDEQVGAADELDVMARAEPLDKLLLVSALQKTGAVVAVTGDGTNDAPALKHADVGLAMGIAGTEVAREASDIILLDDSFATITSAVWWGRSLYENIQRFVLFQLTLNFSACILIFTAPLLGLPEPFTIIQVLWINLIMDTLAAFALCSEAPHPELMNNQPISHDAPIVTPFMWLSIAVTGLFLIVGGLLQLATGFLGGSTPTEIGTVFFAAFIFVAVWNGINCRALDGKMPPFFRGNPTFFAVTIFIVAVQVLIVQYGGVFFETVPLSLELWVRTGVASASVLVVGALLRFGYQVHNVYLSPK; from the coding sequence ACGACCCCATCATCAAGATCCTTCTCTTCGCTGTCGCCCTCTCCGCCCTCGTCTCCATCATCAGAGGAGAGGGACTGCTGGACACCATCGGGATCGTCATCGCGGTCCTCCTCTCGACCCTGATCGCATTTCTCAATGAGTACCGGAGCAGTAAAGAGTTCGAGCTGCTCAATGCACACCGCGACGACCTGGCGATCAAGGCAGTCCGAGACGGCCACCCTGTATCAGTACCTTCCCGCGAGATCGTGGTCGGGGACCTGGTCCTGCTTGAGGCCGGCGACGGGATACCGGCCGATGGCTGGGTGGTCTCAACCGACGATCTCACCTCCGACGAATCGGCCTTCACCGGTGAGACCGAACCGGTCGCGAAAGGGGTGCAGGATCGCCTGTTGAAAGGGGCGCTGGTCACCGCTGGCAAGGGTAGGATGATCGCAGGGGCGGTCGGGGACTCGGCAGAGATGGGCGTGATCGCCGCTTCGCTGGGGATCGATCATGCGACCCTGACACCGCTCGAACAGAAGCTGGAAGCGCTCGCCCGCATCATCAGCTCTTTCGGGTACGGAATGGCCGTTTTGATCTTCTGCACCCTGCTCGTCCGCGGTATCATCCTCGGTGAGATCACCGGGCTGACCATAACCACAGTTGATGTCATCCTCCATGACGTGATGCTCGCCGTCGTGATCGTCGTCGCCGCAGTCCCCGAAGGACTGCCGATGAGCGTCGCCCTCTCCCTTTCGCTGGCGATGCGGAAGATGGCGAAGGCGAACTGCCTGGTTCGCCGGCTGATCGCCTGTGAGACGATCGGTTCCGCTACGACCATCTGCACTGACAAGACCGGTACGCTGACCATGAACCAGATGGTGGTGATCGAAGCATCGATCAACAGGCCGGTTCACGCCGGACGATTCCCGGAGACGCGGGCCGAATGGATCACGCTCAATGCCGCGGTGAATGGGACGGCATATCTCGAGGAGCGGGACGACCGGGTGATCGTCATCGGGAACTCCACCGAGGGGGCGCTTCTCCGGTGGCTTCGGGAGCATGCGCTCGATTATCTCCAGATCCGGAGAGAGACCGATATCATCAGGCAACACCTCTTCGACGGGAGACGGAAACGGATGTCCACCGTCATCTCCCAGGACGGCCGGTCCTGGCTTCTGGTGAAGGGTGCACCGGAGGTGCTGGCATCGCTCTGCACAGAGAGCCCGGACCTTGACGAGGTGCATGCCCTCGCATCCCGGGCGATGAGGACGCTTGCGTTTGCCCACAGGGAGATCATCGACGATGACGAGGCCGAGACCGGGTTGATCTGGGATGGGTACGTCGGGATACGCGACCATCTCAGGGATAAGATCGCAGAATCGGTCGCCACCTGCCAGCGGGCCGGCATCCGGGTCCGGATGGTCACCGGGGATAATGCCGAGACGGCTCGGGCCATCGCAGCGGAGGCGGGGATTCTGCAGGGTGGGACGGTCATGACCGGTGAAGCGTTCCGTTCTCTCCCGCCCGACGAGCAGGTCGGGGCTGCAGATGAACTGGACGTGATGGCCAGGGCGGAACCCCTCGACAAACTGCTGCTCGTTTCTGCCCTCCAGAAGACCGGGGCCGTCGTCGCTGTCACCGGTGACGGCACCAACGACGCTCCGGCGCTCAAGCATGCCGATGTGGGGCTGGCCATGGGGATCGCCGGCACCGAGGTGGCGCGGGAGGCGAGCGACATCATTCTCCTCGACGATTCGTTCGCCACGATAACCAGCGCTGTCTGGTGGGGTCGGTCGCTCTACGAGAACATCCAGCGTTTTGTCCTCTTCCAGCTGACCCTCAACTTCAGTGCCTGTATCCTGATCTTCACCGCCCCGCTCCTCGGGTTACCGGAACCCTTCACCATCATCCAGGTGCTCTGGATCAACCTGATCATGGATACGCTCGCAGCCTTCGCCCTCTGTTCCGAGGCCCCCCATCCAGAACTGATGAACAACCAGCCGATCTCACATGACGCCCCAATCGTCACACCGTTCATGTGGCTCTCGATCGCTGTCACCGGCCTCTTCCTGATCGTCGGCGGTCTGCTTCAACTGGCCACTGGTTTTCTGGGCGGCTCGACGCCGACGGAGATCGGCACGGTCTTCTTCGCCGCGTTCATCTTCGTTGCGGTCTGGAACGGGATCAACTGCAGGGCCCTCGACGGAAAGATGCCCCCCTTCTTCCGGGGCAACCCGACCTTCTTTGCGGTGACCATCTTCATCGTCGCCGTCCAGGTGCTGATCGTCCAGTACGGCGGTGTATTCTTTGAGACCGTCCCCCTCTCCCTGGAACTGTGGGTGCGGACTGGCGTGGCGTCGGCCTCGGTGCTGGTGGTCGGAGCTCTGCTCCGCTTTGGGTACCAAGTCCATAACGTTTATCTTTCCCCGAAATGA